In the genome of Hymenobacter taeanensis, one region contains:
- a CDS encoding asparaginase: MFTPADTSPEKAILVIYTGGTAGMAYNKSGELVPMKFEQIRKKMPELRQLNMQVDVLNLGPPIDSSNITVADWLALAALIRDNYARYDGFVVLHGTDTMAYSAAALSFLLENLGKTVVFTGAQVPVGRIRTDARRNLVTALEMAAACHPAGGAVRVPEVCVFFNELLIRGNRAKKVESQQYDAFRSENYPPLGRAGIELEFNDRQIRPLPAAPLCVHTHLDDRVTILRLFPGLTERMVRAQLEVDDLRGAVLETYGSGNAPTAPWFLNCLRDAADRGVCLLNVSQCEEGRVLQGRYETSAHLSGLGILGGDDITVEAAITKLMFVLGLNQAPEVTRRLLTQDLRGEITLI; the protein is encoded by the coding sequence TTGTTTACCCCTGCTGATACTTCCCCTGAAAAAGCCATTCTGGTAATTTATACCGGTGGCACGGCCGGAATGGCCTACAATAAATCTGGCGAGCTGGTGCCGATGAAATTTGAGCAGATCCGGAAAAAAATGCCGGAGCTGCGCCAGCTCAACATGCAGGTGGATGTCCTGAACCTGGGGCCACCCATTGATTCCTCTAACATTACCGTTGCCGATTGGCTGGCCCTGGCGGCCCTCATTCGCGACAACTACGCCCGCTACGATGGGTTTGTGGTGCTGCACGGCACTGATACCATGGCCTACTCAGCGGCGGCCCTGAGCTTCCTGCTCGAAAACCTGGGAAAAACCGTGGTGTTTACCGGGGCGCAGGTACCCGTAGGCCGCATCCGGACCGATGCCCGCCGCAACCTGGTAACGGCCCTGGAAATGGCCGCCGCCTGCCACCCTGCGGGCGGTGCCGTGCGGGTGCCGGAAGTGTGCGTGTTCTTTAATGAGCTGCTGATCAGGGGTAACCGGGCCAAGAAGGTAGAAAGCCAGCAGTACGATGCTTTCCGGAGCGAAAACTATCCGCCGCTGGGCCGGGCGGGTATTGAGCTGGAATTTAACGACCGGCAGATTCGGCCGCTGCCCGCCGCCCCCCTGTGCGTGCACACCCACCTTGATGATAGGGTGACCATTCTGCGCCTGTTCCCTGGCCTCACCGAGCGCATGGTACGCGCCCAGCTGGAGGTAGATGACCTGCGCGGCGCGGTGCTGGAAACCTATGGCTCTGGTAACGCCCCCACTGCGCCGTGGTTTCTGAACTGCCTGCGCGATGCCGCCGACCGGGGCGTCTGCCTGCTCAACGTAAGCCAGTGCGAGGAGGGGCGCGTGCTGCAGGGGCGCTATGAAACCAGCGCCCACCTTAGTGGCTTGGGCATTTTGGGTGGCGACGATATTACGGTGGAGGCGGCCATCACCAAGCTT